A region of Vitis riparia cultivar Riparia Gloire de Montpellier isolate 1030 chromosome 12, EGFV_Vit.rip_1.0, whole genome shotgun sequence DNA encodes the following proteins:
- the LOC117926247 gene encoding rac-like GTP-binding protein RAC2, with protein sequence MSTARFIKCVTVGDGAVGKTCMLISYTSNTFPTDYVPTVFDNFSANVVVDGSTVNLGLWDTAGQEDYNRLRPLSYRGADVFLLAFSLISKASYENISKKWIPELRHYAPTVPIVLVGTKLDLREDKQFLIDHPGATPITTAQGEDLKKMIGAAVYIECSSKTQQNVKAVFDAAIKVVLQPPKPKKRRRKSRPCVFL encoded by the exons ATGAGCACAGCAAGGTTCATCAAGTGTGTCACCGTCGGCGATGGAGCTGTCGGAAAAACTTGCATGCTCATCTCCTACACTAGCAACACCTTCCCCACT GATTATGTGCCTACCGTGTTTGACAACTTCAGTGCTAATGTGGTGGTGGATGGAAGCACAGTTAATCTCGGATTATGGGATACTGCAG GGCAGGAGGATTATAACAGGCTGAGGCCTCTCAGTTATAGAGGTGCAGATGTGTTCCTCTTGGCCTTTTCGCTTATCAGCAAAGCTAGCTATGAAAACATCTCCAAGAAG TGGATCCCTGAGCTGAGGCATTATGCTCCAACTGTGCCAATTGTGCTTGTGGGAACCAAACTTG ATTTACGGGAAGATAAGCAGTTTTTGATTGATCACCCTGGCGCAACACCAATTACAACTGCTCAG GGGGAGGATTTGAAGAAGATGATCGGGGCTGCTGTTTACATAGAGTGCAGCTCCAAGACTCAGCAG AATGTGAAGGCAGTTTTTGATGCTGCAATCAAGGTTGTTTTGCAGCCCCCTAAGCCCAAGAAAAGGCGAAGAAAGTCAAGGCCATGTGTTTTTCTCTAA